In Achromobacter spanius, the following proteins share a genomic window:
- the ccoN gene encoding cytochrome-c oxidase, cbb3-type subunit I has product MNDCAAIASKADTFNYKIVRQFALMTVVWAIVGMAVGVFIAAQLIWPQLNFDTAWLSYGRLRPLHTNAVIFAFGGSALFATSYYVVQRTCQTRLFCDKLAAFTFWGWQVVIVAAAITLPMGFTSSKEYAELEWPIDILITLVWVAYAIVFFGTIIKRRSKHIYVANWFFGSYILTIAILHIFNNIEMPVSMWKSYSAYAGVQDAMVQWWYGHNAVGFFLTTSFLGMMYYFVPKQAGRPIYSYRLSIVHFWALAFTYMWAGPHHLLYTSLPDWTQSLGMTFSLILLAPSWGGMINGIMTLQGAWYKLRTDPILKFMVTALSFYGMSTFEGSMMSIRTVNALSHYTDWTIGHVHSGALGWVAMISFGSLYYLIPRLYGREKMYSVKAIELHFWIATIGVVLYIAAMWIAGVQQGLMWRDTASDGTLVYSFVEELKTRVPYYLIRLLGGTLFLSGVFVMAWNVWMTVRGALPVNPAIPEDDPHAARPSVSAPDVPAAPAVPATA; this is encoded by the coding sequence ATGAACGATTGCGCCGCAATCGCAAGCAAGGCCGACACCTTCAACTACAAGATCGTGAGGCAGTTCGCGCTCATGACGGTGGTTTGGGCGATTGTCGGCATGGCTGTGGGCGTTTTTATCGCCGCGCAGCTGATTTGGCCTCAGTTGAATTTCGACACCGCATGGCTCAGCTACGGCCGCCTGCGACCGCTGCACACCAACGCGGTGATCTTCGCCTTTGGCGGTAGCGCGTTGTTCGCAACGTCGTACTACGTGGTCCAGCGCACCTGTCAGACGCGGCTGTTCTGCGACAAGCTTGCCGCCTTCACGTTCTGGGGCTGGCAGGTCGTCATCGTCGCCGCCGCGATCACCTTGCCGATGGGGTTCACCAGCAGCAAGGAATACGCCGAACTCGAATGGCCCATCGACATCCTGATCACGCTGGTCTGGGTGGCCTACGCCATCGTGTTCTTCGGCACCATCATCAAGCGCCGGTCCAAGCACATCTACGTGGCCAACTGGTTCTTCGGCTCGTACATCCTCACCATCGCCATCCTGCACATCTTCAACAACATTGAGATGCCGGTGTCGATGTGGAAGTCGTACTCGGCGTACGCCGGCGTGCAGGACGCCATGGTGCAGTGGTGGTACGGCCATAACGCCGTGGGCTTTTTCCTGACCACCAGCTTCCTGGGCATGATGTATTACTTCGTGCCCAAGCAGGCCGGCCGCCCGATCTATTCGTACCGCCTGTCCATCGTCCACTTCTGGGCGCTGGCCTTCACGTACATGTGGGCGGGTCCGCACCACTTGCTGTACACGTCGCTGCCTGACTGGACGCAATCGTTGGGCATGACGTTTTCGCTGATTCTGCTGGCGCCGTCCTGGGGCGGGATGATCAACGGCATCATGACGCTGCAAGGCGCCTGGTACAAGCTGCGTACCGACCCGATCCTGAAGTTCATGGTCACCGCGCTGTCGTTCTACGGCATGTCCACGTTCGAAGGGTCGATGATGTCGATCCGCACCGTCAATGCGCTGTCGCATTACACGGACTGGACCATTGGCCACGTGCACTCCGGCGCACTGGGCTGGGTCGCGATGATTTCCTTCGGCTCGCTGTACTACCTGATTCCGCGCCTGTATGGCCGCGAAAAGATGTACAGCGTAAAGGCCATCGAACTGCACTTCTGGATCGCCACCATCGGCGTGGTGCTGTACATCGCCGCCATGTGGATTGCCGGCGTGCAGCAGGGCCTGATGTGGCGCGACACCGCCAGCGACGGCACCCTGGTCTACAGCTTCGTCGAAGAACTGAAGACGCGCGTGCCGTACTACCTGATCCGTTTGCTGGGTGGCACGTTGTTCCTGTCGGGGGTGTTCGTGATGGCCTGGAACGTGTGGATGACGGTGCGCGGTGCGCTGCCGGTCAACCCCGCCATTCCCGAAGACGATCCCCATGCCGCTCGCCCGTCGGTCTCTGCGCCCGACGTGCCCGCCGCGCCCGCCGTGCCGGCCACTGCTTGA
- the ccoS gene encoding cbb3-type cytochrome oxidase assembly protein CcoS: protein MTILYLLLPLSLLFVLAIGVAFWWAVFNGQYDDTDSAGTAILRDDDSGRASGGGFNS from the coding sequence ATGACCATCCTGTACTTGCTGTTGCCTTTGTCCCTGCTGTTCGTGCTGGCCATCGGCGTAGCGTTCTGGTGGGCCGTGTTCAACGGCCAGTACGACGATACCGACAGCGCGGGCACGGCGATCCTGCGTGACGACGACAGCGGCCGCGCCAGCGGCGGCGGCTTCAATTCATAA
- a CDS encoding aminotransferase class I/II-fold pyridoxal phosphate-dependent enzyme produces the protein MSKLDSLFSSELAAADTRHVRRRLRTATAAPPGRIVLNGAPVLNFSSNDYLGLSKHPLLIERAREWAARHGAGAQASRLVCGNLDLHEQVEAKLARLKGTEAALLLASGWQANAAVLPALLRAAANLGEIELYADKLNHASLHQGCQAAGVRQIRFRHNDLDHLESLLAARVQAGAGKPVARFIVTESVFSMDGDRTDVVRLADLADRYQAFVYLDEAHATGVLGPGGMGLAGLAPGRIDLAMGTFSKALGGFGAYVAGSRALCDYLINTCSGFIYTTALPPAVLGAMDAALDLVPTLDAERARLTAAGDRLRAALQGMGLDTGDSSTQIVPAIVGDEARALDMAAALERLGLLAVAIRPPTVPAGTSRLRLTLSAAHRDVDVGQLIDGIKAVLA, from the coding sequence ATGTCTAAGCTGGATTCCCTGTTTTCTTCCGAGTTGGCCGCCGCCGACACCCGCCACGTACGCCGCCGCCTGCGCACCGCCACGGCCGCGCCGCCCGGGCGCATTGTGCTCAATGGCGCGCCCGTGCTGAACTTTTCCAGCAATGATTACCTGGGCCTGTCCAAGCACCCGCTGCTGATTGAACGCGCCCGGGAATGGGCGGCCCGCCACGGCGCGGGTGCGCAAGCGTCGCGGCTGGTCTGCGGCAACCTGGACTTGCACGAACAAGTGGAAGCCAAGCTGGCTCGCCTGAAAGGCACCGAGGCCGCGCTGCTGCTGGCCTCGGGCTGGCAGGCCAACGCCGCCGTGCTGCCCGCCCTGCTGCGCGCCGCCGCAAACCTGGGCGAGATCGAGCTGTACGCTGACAAGCTGAATCACGCCAGCCTGCACCAGGGTTGCCAGGCGGCCGGGGTCAGGCAGATCCGCTTCCGGCACAACGACCTGGATCATCTGGAAAGCCTGCTCGCCGCTCGCGTGCAGGCCGGCGCCGGCAAGCCCGTGGCCCGCTTCATCGTCACGGAAAGCGTGTTCAGCATGGACGGCGACCGAACCGACGTCGTCCGGCTGGCAGATCTGGCCGACCGCTATCAGGCCTTTGTCTACCTGGACGAAGCGCATGCCACCGGCGTACTGGGGCCGGGCGGCATGGGATTGGCGGGCCTGGCTCCGGGCCGTATCGACCTGGCGATGGGCACGTTCAGCAAGGCGCTGGGCGGCTTCGGCGCGTATGTGGCCGGGTCGCGCGCGCTGTGCGACTACTTGATCAACACCTGCTCTGGCTTCATCTACACCACGGCACTGCCGCCCGCCGTGCTGGGCGCCATGGACGCCGCGCTGGACCTGGTGCCCACACTGGACGCCGAGCGCGCCCGGCTGACTGCCGCCGGTGACCGGCTGCGCGCCGCGCTGCAAGGCATGGGCTTGGACACCGGCGATTCCTCCACGCAGATCGTGCCCGCCATCGTGGGCGACGAAGCGCGCGCGCTGGACATGGCGGCCGCCCTGGAACGCCTAGGCCTGCTGGCCGTGGCCATCCGCCCGCCCACCGTGCCTGCCGGCACCAGCCGCCTGCGCCTGACGCTCAGCGCCGCGCACCGCGATGTCGACGTCGGGCAACTGATCGATGGCATCAAGGCGGTGCTGGCATGA
- a CDS encoding adenosylmethionine--8-amino-7-oxononanoate transaminase, with protein MHTPDWVAQGQPHIWLPYAQMKTVTPPLPVVRSHGSRLELADGRSLIDGVASWWTACHGYNHPHIAQAVRAQLDAMPHVMFGGLTHEPALTLARRLAGLLGPGLDRVFYTDSGSVAVEVAMKMAVQFWLNQGERGRSRFVAFRGGYHGDTFGTMAVCDPDDGMHSLYRGMLAEHDIVDLPRDDASYAALDQFLQARAPQLAGILVEPLVQGAGGMLLHDPEVLRRLRRLADRHGLLLIFDEIFTGFGRTGTMFAFEQAGIKPDIITLSKALTGGTLPLAATVASNRVFDAFWSDNPAHALMHGPTFMGNALACAAANASLDLFESEPRLAQAQALSQALATGLEPCRDLPWVRDVRVLGAIGVVELDGITDREALKRRLVDAGVWVRPFGNVVYLTPALTIDGDDLAALTRAVVAVLRQQRP; from the coding sequence ATGCACACGCCCGACTGGGTGGCCCAGGGCCAACCTCATATCTGGCTTCCCTATGCCCAAATGAAAACGGTGACGCCGCCGCTGCCCGTGGTGCGCAGCCACGGCAGCCGGCTGGAACTGGCGGACGGGCGCAGCCTGATCGATGGCGTGGCGTCCTGGTGGACGGCTTGCCACGGTTACAACCACCCGCACATCGCCCAGGCCGTGCGCGCGCAACTGGACGCCATGCCGCATGTGATGTTTGGCGGCCTGACCCATGAACCCGCGCTGACGCTGGCGCGCCGCCTGGCCGGCTTGCTGGGGCCGGGGCTGGACCGCGTCTTCTACACCGACTCCGGGTCGGTGGCGGTCGAAGTCGCCATGAAAATGGCGGTGCAGTTCTGGCTGAACCAGGGCGAGCGGGGCCGCAGCCGCTTTGTGGCGTTTCGGGGCGGCTATCACGGGGACACGTTCGGCACCATGGCCGTGTGCGACCCCGACGACGGCATGCACAGCCTGTACCGGGGCATGCTGGCCGAGCACGACATCGTGGACCTGCCGCGCGACGACGCCTCCTACGCGGCGCTGGATCAATTCCTGCAAGCGCGCGCGCCGCAACTGGCGGGCATTCTCGTCGAACCCCTGGTGCAAGGCGCGGGCGGCATGTTGCTGCATGACCCGGAAGTGCTGCGCCGCTTGCGCCGCCTGGCAGACCGCCACGGCCTCTTGCTGATCTTTGACGAGATCTTCACCGGCTTCGGGCGCACCGGCACGATGTTCGCCTTCGAGCAGGCCGGCATCAAGCCCGACATCATCACCTTGTCCAAGGCGCTGACGGGCGGCACGTTGCCGCTGGCCGCCACGGTGGCCAGCAACCGGGTGTTCGACGCCTTCTGGTCCGACAACCCGGCGCATGCACTGATGCATGGCCCCACGTTCATGGGCAATGCGCTGGCGTGTGCGGCCGCCAATGCCTCGCTGGATCTGTTCGAGTCCGAACCCCGGCTGGCGCAGGCGCAAGCGCTGTCCCAGGCCTTGGCGACCGGCCTGGAACCCTGCCGCGACTTGCCCTGGGTGCGTGACGTGCGCGTGCTGGGCGCCATCGGCGTGGTGGAGCTGGACGGCATCACCGACCGCGAAGCCTTGAAGCGCCGGTTGGTCGATGCGGGTGTGTGGGTGCGCCCCTTCGGCAACGTCGTGTACCTGACCCCGGCGCTGACGATCGATGGCGACGACCTGGCCGCGTTGACTCGCGCGGTGGTGGCCGTGCTGCGCCAGCAGCGCCCTTGA
- the ccoO gene encoding cytochrome-c oxidase, cbb3-type subunit II, with product MANNKTGFFSHQTLEKNIGWMIIASILVVSFAGLVQIIPLFFQHSTTQPVAGVEPYSPLRLMGRDVYIREGCVGCHSQQVRVLAAEVQRYGSYSTAAESVFDHPFLWGSKRTGPDLARVGERYSDDWHRIHLRDPRKVVPESNMPAYPWLQKTVITGQNVSERMRALRTLGVPYTDEQIAAAPKEIEGKTEEDALVDYLQSLGVGVRRAKQAAEAKQAEEARKAAESAAQSAVQTATQPAAQPATGG from the coding sequence ATGGCCAACAATAAAACCGGCTTCTTTTCTCACCAGACGCTTGAGAAGAACATCGGCTGGATGATCATCGCCAGCATCCTGGTGGTGTCCTTCGCGGGCCTGGTTCAGATCATTCCGCTGTTCTTCCAGCACAGCACCACCCAGCCCGTGGCGGGCGTCGAACCCTACAGCCCGCTGCGGCTGATGGGGCGCGACGTGTACATCCGCGAAGGCTGCGTGGGCTGCCACTCGCAGCAAGTGCGCGTGCTGGCCGCCGAAGTGCAACGCTACGGCTCGTATTCGACGGCGGCGGAATCGGTCTTCGACCACCCGTTCCTGTGGGGCTCCAAGCGCACCGGGCCCGACCTGGCGCGCGTGGGCGAACGCTATTCCGACGACTGGCACCGCATTCACCTGCGCGACCCGCGCAAGGTGGTGCCGGAATCGAACATGCCCGCGTATCCCTGGCTGCAAAAGACGGTGATCACCGGTCAGAACGTGTCCGAGCGCATGCGGGCCTTGCGCACGCTGGGCGTGCCGTACACAGACGAACAGATCGCCGCCGCGCCCAAGGAAATCGAAGGCAAGACGGAAGAGGACGCATTGGTCGACTACCTGCAAAGCCTGGGCGTGGGCGTGCGCCGCGCCAAGCAGGCGGCCGAAGCCAAGCAGGCGGAAGAGGCCAGGAAGGCCGCGGAATCGGCCGCACAGTCCGCCGTGCAAACGGCCACGCAACCCGCCGCGCAACCGGCTACGGGAGGCTGA
- the ccoP gene encoding cytochrome-c oxidase, cbb3-type subunit III, whose product MSDFVNGFWGIFISVVAVGGVLWCVWLLYTQRRWLGAKPAAGQVEDTGHVWDGDLTELNNPVPTWWTWMYLLACLFALGYLFFMPGLGSYKGQLGYSSTEEVARHQAQMANAVRPIYARFETMTVPQISQDAGAREIGQRLFLNNCAQCHGSDAKGGPSFPNLTDGDWLHGGSPEVIMKTIKEGRHGVMPPWKAAIDAKAAGDIAQYVRSLSGLTADPIRVFRGKREFGNFCVACHGVDGKGNQLVGAPNLTDDVWLYGSSEASIVKTILDGRDNRMPAHEHILNPEQIKVLTAWVWGLSNKPDAAGEAQAADAKAVDTPAAGTSALGTVAVGTAPLAK is encoded by the coding sequence ATGAGCGATTTCGTCAATGGCTTCTGGGGGATTTTCATTTCGGTGGTCGCTGTGGGCGGCGTGCTCTGGTGCGTGTGGCTGCTGTACACGCAGCGCCGCTGGCTGGGCGCCAAGCCGGCCGCCGGGCAGGTGGAAGACACCGGCCACGTCTGGGATGGTGACCTGACCGAACTGAACAACCCCGTTCCCACGTGGTGGACGTGGATGTACCTGCTGGCCTGCCTGTTCGCGCTGGGCTATCTGTTCTTCATGCCGGGCCTGGGCTCGTACAAGGGCCAGTTGGGCTACAGCAGCACGGAAGAAGTGGCGCGGCACCAGGCCCAGATGGCCAACGCCGTGCGCCCCATCTACGCCCGTTTTGAAACCATGACCGTGCCGCAGATCTCACAGGACGCGGGCGCCCGTGAAATCGGCCAGCGCCTGTTCCTGAACAACTGCGCGCAATGCCATGGCTCGGACGCCAAGGGCGGCCCCAGCTTTCCGAACCTGACCGACGGCGACTGGCTGCACGGCGGTTCGCCCGAAGTCATCATGAAGACCATCAAGGAAGGCCGCCACGGCGTGATGCCGCCCTGGAAGGCCGCCATTGATGCCAAGGCGGCGGGCGACATCGCGCAGTACGTGCGTTCCTTGTCGGGCCTGACGGCGGACCCCATCCGCGTGTTTCGCGGCAAGCGCGAGTTCGGCAACTTCTGTGTGGCCTGCCATGGTGTCGACGGCAAGGGCAACCAACTGGTGGGCGCGCCCAACCTGACCGACGACGTGTGGCTGTACGGGTCTTCGGAAGCGTCGATCGTGAAGACCATCCTGGACGGTCGGGACAACCGCATGCCCGCGCACGAACACATCCTGAATCCTGAACAGATCAAGGTGTTGACGGCCTGGGTGTGGGGCCTGTCGAACAAGCCCGACGCTGCGGGAGAAGCGCAGGCGGCTGATGCCAAGGCGGTCGATACCCCTGCGGCTGGGACCTCGGCGCTTGGCACCGTCGCAGTCGGCACCGCGCCCTTGGCCAAATAA
- a CDS encoding alpha/beta fold hydrolase yields the protein MTPTRPTLLFVHGWAFDASVWTPLRAELGDWPHEVADAGYFGAAQSSAATIGRVLDPAIDPVVGHVVDPVIGQVQDPASAPIIAIGHSMGVLRLLRDLPSNCVGLVSINGFPRFGAAPDFDAGVPRRTLDRMMKRLSADPVAVLQDFRERCGDASAFGEPRLEPLARDLEALRDEDQRDALAALPVPLLILAGQDDPIVPATMTQAAFGGRLGDERHDLEHGGHLLPVSAAPWCARHIAGFIDRVAGAA from the coding sequence ATGACCCCCACGCGCCCCACCCTGCTCTTCGTACACGGCTGGGCGTTCGACGCTTCGGTCTGGACGCCGCTGCGCGCCGAGCTTGGCGACTGGCCACACGAGGTTGCCGACGCCGGTTACTTCGGCGCCGCGCAATCGTCGGCCGCAACCATCGGCCGGGTTCTAGACCCTGCCATCGACCCAGTCGTCGGCCATGTTGTAGACCCAGTCATCGGACAGGTTCAAGACCCCGCCAGCGCCCCCATCATCGCCATCGGCCATTCAATGGGCGTGCTGCGCTTGTTGCGGGATCTGCCGTCCAACTGTGTGGGCTTGGTGTCGATCAACGGGTTCCCGCGCTTTGGCGCCGCGCCGGACTTTGACGCCGGGGTACCGCGCCGCACGCTGGACCGGATGATGAAACGGCTGTCCGCCGACCCCGTCGCTGTCTTGCAAGACTTTCGCGAGCGCTGCGGGGACGCTTCCGCCTTCGGTGAACCGCGCCTGGAACCATTGGCCCGCGACCTGGAAGCCTTGCGCGACGAAGACCAGCGCGACGCCTTGGCGGCGCTGCCCGTTCCCTTGCTGATTCTGGCCGGACAGGACGACCCCATCGTTCCCGCTACCATGACGCAAGCCGCGTTCGGCGGCCGCTTGGGCGACGAACGGCACGATCTGGAACACGGCGGCCATTTGTTGCCGGTGTCGGCCGCGCCCTGGTGCGCGCGCCACATCGCCGGTTTCATCGACCGCGTGGCGGGTGCCGCCTGA
- a CDS encoding cbb3-type cytochrome oxidase subunit 3, producing the protein MVAYLSAIVTAISMATFFGIVWWACSRGRQGANRESAMLPFALPDEFGQAQQDGANRS; encoded by the coding sequence ATGGTGGCTTACCTGAGCGCAATCGTTACCGCCATTTCCATGGCGACCTTTTTCGGCATCGTCTGGTGGGCCTGCTCGCGCGGCCGCCAGGGCGCCAACCGCGAATCGGCCATGTTGCCGTTCGCCCTGCCCGATGAATTCGGGCAGGCACAACAAGATGGAGCGAATCGATCATGA